The DNA sequence AGCTCGCGTTCCACGCTAGAGAGGGTGAGGAGCGACTGCGGCCGGTGGCGCTTGATCACCTGCGGGCCAAAGTGGATGAGTTGATGTCGGATTGGACGCTCCCCGACGCCAACGCCATCGCTCACACCCGCATCCTCGACGAGCTTTCGCGCTCCCAGCCCTTGCTGCAGTTCGGGGAAGAGGAGGCGTCCCTCACCAGCCTGGCCATCCTGCAGATGGCTCTGGAGGTCGATGCCTTCGGTCCCATGGTCGAGCAGGCGCTGGACGCGGTCATCGCCGAAGGCGATCTGCCCGAGATCATCCCCTTGATCGAGGGCGCGCACATGACCGAGACGGGGCGGTTGCTTCGGGCCCGGCTCGGGGACGTGAAGCAGATCGAGGCGATGGTGGGCCTGGAGGATGTCGGTGAGGAGTCCCTGGCGTTGCTGGTGAACCTGGCCGGGCCTGAGCAGGCCATCCCCGCGCTGTTGCGTGTCCTCGCCGATGCTCCGTCCCGCTCCATCCGAAGGAAGGTCCTGGGTCGGTTGATCGATCTGGGCTCCCAGGTCGGGCGCTTCGTCGGACCCTACCTGGAGGACCAGCGCTGGTACGTCGTGCGCAACCTCCTCAGTCTCCTCGCCCGGGTGGGCGGCGCTCCCCCGGGGTTCTCGGCTGACCCGTTTCTTCGTCATCCGGACGTGCGCGTGCAGCGCGAGGCGCTGCCCCTGGCACTGGCGGATGATGCCCTGCGACCGCGGGCACTGATCGTGGCCCTGAGCAGCGGGGACGAGCGCATGCTCAACGTCGCCTTGGTGGACCTCCAGAAGGGTATCCCGGAGACAGTGCTCCCGGTCCTGGTCGAGCATCTCGTTCGCCCCGAAGAGGGTGCCCACCGGGTCAGCGCCGTCCGCTTGCTGGGCACGTCGCGATCTCCGCTGGCCAAACGGGCACTCCGGGAGCTGGTCGACGGAGGACGCGGATGGTTCGGACGCCGAAAGCTCCGTGAGGCGACACCAGAGATGTTGGAGGCGCTGGCCGTACTGGCGCGGCGCTGGCCGGAAGACGGGGAAGTCGGACAACTGGTACAGGCGGCGCGCCGCTCGAGAAGCGCGCAGGTACGGTCTGCTGTCGTGGCGGAGAGCGCTGGATGAGCGATCAAGTCCAAGCCGCCAAGTTCCTGACGGGGCTCGCGCAGGCCATCTCGGCGCTCTCGCTCTACAACGAAGAGCACCCGGCCGTCCAACGGTCGATCGATACGGCCTACGAGGCCCTCTTTCGTCTCCAGGAGTCCGAGCCTCGCCCGGTGCTGACCTTCCTGGGGGAGGAGGTCGTGTTCCAGAACCGACCGCTGCAGACCCTCCGGAACTGGGAGTGGAGTTCTCGTCTGGCGGAGGCCGGAGTCGAGCGTCTGGAGTTCACGGGTCCGGCGACCCGACCGGAGTTCGAGGCGTTCCTGATCGACGTGTACCGGGCGATGGCCGGACTTGGGCATCCGAGCGCCGAGGCCCGACAGATGGCGGCGACCAGCATTCGCTGGGGGCCGGTGGGGCTCAGGGGCGGGGTCGATTCGACCGCCAGCGAGAGCCTCGCCACCGGGAGGCTCCGGTTTTCCCTGCGAGAGGAAGCGGAGACGGTACGCTGGCTCCACGAGGAGCTGCGCGACCGCGGCCGACTCCAGATGTTCGAGGCCGACACCATCGTGCGCTCGTTGGCCGTGGCCATGCATGGCGACCGCGACGTGGTGATCCCGCTGCTCAAGCTCAAGGACTTCGATCAGTACACGACCACGCACTCGCTCAATGTGTCGGTTCTCAGCATGGCCCTTGCCGAGTTCATTGGCCTGGGCGCCGCCGATGTGCGCCGCTTCGGCGTTTCGGGTCTGATGCACGACATCGGGAAGATCCGTATTCCCAAGGATGTGCTGAACAAGCCGGGCAAGCTGTCGGATCGGGAGCGCGAGGTCATGAACCGCCACCCGGTGGAGGGCGCCAAGATCCTCATCCAGAGAGAAGCGTCGCTGGATATGGCTGCCGTCGTCGCCTATGAGCATCACATCCGCATCGACGGCGGGGGGTATCCGCGCCGTACGTATGTGCGCGATTGTCACGCCGCCAGCAATCTGGTGCACATCTGCGATGTCTACGACGCCCTGCGGACGCACCGACCCTACCGAGCCGCATGGCCGAACGAGCGCGTCCTGGCTTACCTCGAAGAAGGGGCCGGGTCGGAGTTCGATGCGGAGCTCACGCGCGCATTCGTGACCATGCTCCGCCGATGGGAGTCGCGAATCGTGGAGCTGCGTTCCGAGACGGACGTGCTACGCGAGTAGGTGCGCGTTGCAGGTCAGGGCTCGAAGCGAGCCAAGCGCTCTCCCGCCTGTACCAGGGTCTCCAGGCGCTTGCAGAACGCGAACCGCACCAGCGACCGGCCCATAGCCGGATCCGAGAAGAAGCTGGACCCCGGGACCGGTGCCACGCCCGCCTCACGCGTCAGGCGGCGCGCGAAGGTGTCGTCGTCCTCGTCGGAGAGACCGGAGAAGTCAGCCAGTACGTAATAGGCGCCCTGCGGTACGCTGCACCTGAAGCCCGCGGCGCGCAGCGCCGGAACGAAAGCGTCCCGCCTCGCGCGGTAGCCGGACACCATCTCGGCGTAGTAGTCGGGCCCCAGGGACTCGAGGCCCACCGCGCACGCCTCCTGAAGCGGGGCCGGGGCTCCGACCGTGAGGAAGTCGTGCACCTTGCGGACGGCAGGGCTGATCGCCGGCGGGGACACGATCGATCCGATTCGCCACCCGGTCACAGCGAACGTCTTCGACAGACCGCTGATGGTGATGGTGCGCTCCCTCATCCCCGGCAACGTGGCCATGGGAATGTGCTCGCCCTCATACAGGATGTACTCGTAGATCTCGTCAGTGATGGCGAGCGCGTCCCATCGCTGGCAGAGCTCGGCCACGCCCTCCAGCTCCGCGCGCGTGAATACTCGTCCGGTCGGGTTGTTCGGCGTGTTGAGCACGATGGCCCGGGTCCGTTCGGAAAAGGCCGCGCCGAGTCGTTCCAGGTCGAGTGGGAAGTCCGGCGGCTCCAGCGGAACCATCACGGCCTTTGCTCCGGCGATCATGGCGTCCGGGGCGTAGTTCTCGTAGAACGGCTCCAGCACGATGACTTCGTCCCCGGGGTCGACCACGGCGAGGAGCACCGCGACCATCGCTTCAGTGGCGCCGCAGGTCACGGTCAATTCGCGCTCGGGGTCGACCTCCATGCCGTAGGACTCGGCGTACTTGCGGCTGAGGGCCTGTCGCAGCCGGGGAGTTCCCCAGGTGATGGCATACTGGTTCTCGTCCGCCTGGATCGCTGCGCAGGCCGCGTCCTTGAGGAGTTGAGGCGCCGGAAAGTCCGGGAACCCCTGGGCCAGGTTGATCGCGTCGTGCTCGCGGGCGACGCGGGTCATCTCTCGGATGACGGACTCCGTGAAATCCCGCGTGCGGAGGGAGGTCGGGGGACGGGTCATCGATGTGCTGGCTGGTGGCTCTCAGGTGGAGGGTGTCACCCTGCGATGAGGGCGCCACGGCCCCTTGATCCAAGCGGAAGGCCGACGCTCAGATACTGCCTCGCCGCAGGAGCATGACCGGGATCGTCCGCAGCATGATCCGGAGATCTTGGCCTGCGGAGCGCTGCTCGATGTATTCGAGATCGAGGTGGATCTTGCGTCGTACGTCGTCCAGGGACTGATCGTACGAGTGGTTGACCTGCGCCCATCCAGTGATGCCCGGGAGCACGCGGTGGCGGCCGTTGTAGCGTGGCAAGCGTGCGCGCAGGGCCACCGCGATGTCCGGCTGCTCGGGCCTCGG is a window from the Gemmatimonadota bacterium genome containing:
- a CDS encoding aminotransferase class I/II-fold pyridoxal phosphate-dependent enzyme — its product is MTRVAREHDAINLAQGFPDFPAPQLLKDAACAAIQADENQYAITWGTPRLRQALSRKYAESYGMEVDPERELTVTCGATEAMVAVLLAVVDPGDEVIVLEPFYENYAPDAMIAGAKAVMVPLEPPDFPLDLERLGAAFSERTRAIVLNTPNNPTGRVFTRAELEGVAELCQRWDALAITDEIYEYILYEGEHIPMATLPGMRERTITISGLSKTFAVTGWRIGSIVSPPAISPAVRKVHDFLTVGAPAPLQEACAVGLESLGPDYYAEMVSGYRARRDAFVPALRAAGFRCSVPQGAYYVLADFSGLSDEDDDTFARRLTREAGVAPVPGSSFFSDPAMGRSLVRFAFCKRLETLVQAGERLARFEP
- a CDS encoding HD domain-containing protein, producing MSDQVQAAKFLTGLAQAISALSLYNEEHPAVQRSIDTAYEALFRLQESEPRPVLTFLGEEVVFQNRPLQTLRNWEWSSRLAEAGVERLEFTGPATRPEFEAFLIDVYRAMAGLGHPSAEARQMAATSIRWGPVGLRGGVDSTASESLATGRLRFSLREEAETVRWLHEELRDRGRLQMFEADTIVRSLAVAMHGDRDVVIPLLKLKDFDQYTTTHSLNVSVLSMALAEFIGLGAADVRRFGVSGLMHDIGKIRIPKDVLNKPGKLSDREREVMNRHPVEGAKILIQREASLDMAAVVAYEHHIRIDGGGYPRRTYVRDCHAASNLVHICDVYDALRTHRPYRAAWPNERVLAYLEEGAGSEFDAELTRAFVTMLRRWESRIVELRSETDVLRE